In Microbacterium laevaniformans, a single window of DNA contains:
- a CDS encoding SCO6880 family protein, protein MTATSTRTNQLRPVQFSRLPKRGVLLGLSLAQLVTLAIGLIAFTTAVYMGGGILFGVTSPIWATSLVFSFVPVGGRKIIEWVPIALHWGWRSIGGQLRFRVDVVRPRPAGTLALPGDAAALREWVDPETGAAMIQDPHAQTLTAVVSITHPAFVLLDSGEQERRVAGWGRVLATVCRSGRIARVQVSERTVPSSGSGLAEWWARHGIDDNTWPAVTYKELIERAGPAGERHATTISLALDLRAAARQIRAAGGGMKGAASVLRQEMTTFATALRAADLTPTEWLTPGEVAVTLRSAYDPAAAPALERHGEIGRSLATAGPVAVTESWDRLRTDSGHHAVLWISEWPRSQVFPGFLSPLLLTSGIQRTFTLICTPVRADVAARDIRRKKVGLLSDAAQRAKIGQIEDAARTAEYNDVIQQESDLTAGHGVLRYTGLVAVSAPSADELDAAVAAVEQAAVQAACETRRLVGQQAQSFAAAALPLCRTI, encoded by the coding sequence ATGACCGCCACAAGTACGCGCACGAATCAGCTCCGCCCGGTTCAGTTCTCCCGGCTACCCAAGCGCGGCGTACTGCTCGGGCTGTCGCTCGCACAGCTCGTGACACTCGCCATTGGACTCATCGCGTTCACGACCGCGGTGTACATGGGCGGCGGCATCCTGTTCGGCGTTACCTCACCGATCTGGGCGACCAGCCTCGTGTTCTCGTTCGTCCCCGTCGGCGGACGCAAGATCATCGAATGGGTGCCGATCGCATTGCATTGGGGTTGGCGGAGCATCGGAGGCCAGCTGAGATTCCGAGTGGACGTCGTGCGACCACGTCCCGCCGGGACGCTCGCTCTCCCCGGAGACGCCGCAGCGCTCCGCGAATGGGTGGATCCGGAAACCGGCGCCGCCATGATCCAGGATCCACACGCCCAGACGTTGACGGCCGTCGTGAGCATCACCCATCCCGCGTTCGTCCTCCTCGACAGCGGCGAGCAGGAACGGCGAGTGGCGGGTTGGGGTCGGGTGCTCGCAACCGTGTGCCGATCCGGGCGCATCGCCCGCGTTCAGGTCTCCGAACGCACCGTCCCCAGCTCGGGAAGCGGCCTCGCCGAATGGTGGGCACGTCACGGCATCGACGACAACACCTGGCCGGCGGTGACGTACAAGGAACTCATCGAACGCGCCGGACCCGCCGGCGAACGCCACGCGACCACCATCTCCCTCGCACTGGACCTGCGTGCCGCCGCCCGGCAGATCCGGGCTGCGGGTGGCGGGATGAAGGGCGCGGCGAGCGTCCTCCGGCAGGAGATGACCACCTTCGCGACGGCGTTGCGTGCCGCCGACCTGACCCCCACCGAATGGCTCACGCCGGGCGAGGTGGCCGTCACGCTCCGGTCCGCCTACGACCCTGCGGCTGCCCCCGCTCTTGAGCGCCACGGCGAGATCGGCAGATCTCTTGCGACAGCCGGACCGGTCGCCGTCACCGAGTCCTGGGATCGGCTGCGCACTGACTCCGGGCACCACGCGGTCCTGTGGATCTCGGAATGGCCTCGATCCCAGGTCTTCCCAGGGTTTCTCTCTCCCCTGCTCCTCACCTCCGGCATCCAGCGCACCTTCACCCTCATCTGTACCCCGGTGCGCGCCGACGTCGCCGCGCGAGACATCCGGAGGAAGAAGGTGGGACTTCTGTCGGACGCCGCTCAGCGAGCGAAGATCGGTCAGATCGAGGATGCCGCGCGCACAGCCGAGTACAACGACGTCATCCAACAGGAGTCAGACCTGACCGCGGGGCACGGCGTGCTGCGCTATACCGGCCTCGTCGCGGTCTCCGCCCCGTCTGCCGATGAACTCGACGCCGCGGTCGCCGCGGTCGAGCAAGCTGCGGTGCAGGCCGCCTGCGAGACGCGCCGACTGGTAGGACAGCAGGCGCAATCGTTCGCCGCGGCCGCCCTCCCCCTCTGCCGAACAATCTGA
- a CDS encoding ATP-binding protein, whose product MSGREDQRLHTAVLVDPAGERRKDRRARRAASQKLTADSRAAASAAQRAEAEALRADQRATTYLPASGESRSAALRTPGSLRLPRHQDTSATLAGAYPFLAEGGLGSQGVFVGQDLYSGASFVYDPWVLYAQGMITAPNIVLAGIVGSGKSSLVKSLYTRSIPFARRVYVPGDPKGEHTAVAEAVGGQAIVLGHGMANRLNPLDEGHRPSGLTDESWAGQVASRRRDLIGALTETVLERPLSPLEHTAIDLALADAVRSCETPILPMVVDRILSPDESHRADHRLVEDGRVVGHALRRLVAGDLAGLFDGPSTVTFDPSLPMISLDLSRVAENATLVSVLMTCSSAWMESALLDPQGGQRWVIYDEAWRLMSHPALLRRMDAQWRLARHYGIANLLVFHKLSDLDNVGDQGSAMRAIASSLLANAETRIIYRQEADQLGATATALGLTGTEQSLLPGLGTGQGLWRIKDRSFVVQHQLHPAELAAFDTTTRMTEGVK is encoded by the coding sequence ATGAGCGGGCGCGAGGACCAACGGCTTCACACCGCCGTTCTCGTGGACCCCGCAGGCGAACGGCGAAAGGATCGGCGCGCCAGGCGGGCAGCGTCCCAGAAACTCACCGCTGACTCTCGAGCTGCGGCGAGCGCCGCTCAGCGCGCCGAGGCCGAGGCGCTGCGCGCCGACCAGCGAGCAACCACCTATCTCCCCGCATCGGGCGAATCGAGGTCCGCGGCGCTGCGCACCCCGGGAAGCCTCCGCCTCCCCCGCCACCAGGACACCAGCGCGACGCTCGCGGGCGCCTACCCGTTCCTCGCCGAGGGTGGACTCGGCTCCCAGGGAGTGTTCGTCGGGCAGGACCTCTACTCGGGTGCGTCGTTCGTCTATGACCCCTGGGTGCTGTACGCCCAAGGGATGATCACTGCCCCGAACATCGTGCTCGCGGGGATCGTCGGGTCCGGGAAGTCGTCCCTCGTCAAGAGCCTCTACACGAGGTCGATCCCCTTCGCCCGACGCGTGTACGTACCTGGCGACCCTAAGGGCGAGCACACCGCCGTCGCCGAAGCAGTCGGCGGCCAGGCGATCGTGCTCGGACACGGGATGGCGAATCGCCTCAACCCCCTGGACGAGGGGCACCGACCATCCGGACTCACAGACGAGAGCTGGGCGGGTCAAGTCGCCTCGCGGCGCCGCGATCTCATCGGAGCGCTCACCGAAACAGTGCTCGAGCGACCACTGAGCCCGCTGGAGCACACCGCGATAGACCTGGCGCTCGCCGATGCGGTCCGCTCGTGCGAGACGCCGATCCTCCCGATGGTCGTCGACCGGATTCTTTCCCCCGACGAGTCCCACCGGGCCGACCATCGCCTCGTCGAAGACGGCAGGGTTGTTGGTCACGCCCTCCGCAGACTCGTCGCCGGCGACCTCGCGGGACTGTTCGACGGTCCCAGCACGGTCACGTTCGATCCCAGCCTCCCCATGATCTCCCTCGACCTTTCGAGAGTCGCAGAGAACGCGACGCTCGTCTCCGTGCTGATGACGTGCTCGTCCGCGTGGATGGAGTCGGCGCTGCTCGACCCGCAGGGTGGGCAGCGCTGGGTCATCTACGACGAAGCTTGGCGCCTCATGTCACACCCGGCGCTGCTGCGACGGATGGACGCCCAGTGGCGCCTCGCACGTCACTATGGGATCGCCAACCTGCTGGTGTTCCACAAGCTCTCCGACCTCGACAACGTCGGCGACCAGGGGTCCGCGATGCGGGCGATCGCGTCATCCCTGCTCGCGAACGCCGAGACCCGCATCATCTACCGGCAGGAAGCCGACCAGCTCGGCGCGACCGCCACCGCGCTGGGACTCACCGGCACGGAGCAGAGCCTGCTGCCTGGGCTCGGCACGGGGCAGGGTCTCTGGCGGATCAAGGACCGCAGCTTCGTCGTTCAGCACCAGCTGCACCCGGCAGAGCTCGCAGCGTTCGACACCACCACCCGGATGACGGAGGGCGTGAAATGA